The DNA window CCGGAGCAGTCATATCAATTTTTTTTGAGCCTTCATTTGTTTTATTATTTCCAAAAATAAAATCGGCTAACAATCGAAACCCTTTACTTGATGCACTATCAAATGTGCCGGTAACAAGAACTTGAGCAATTAATTTCGGCTGGTATTCTCTTATTTCAAATGCATCTTTTTTTTCGATACTAATGAATTCTGGTTCTTCAATCGCCATAACAGTAAAGCTCGTAAAAAACAAAATGAAAGCTGTAAAAATACTTAAGCGCATAATACCTACCCATTTAAAGTTATTAAATCACAAATTATTCTTGCTGCTTTAGGAGCCATCGTCAATCCATAACGATAATGTCCTACATTCAAGTATACATTATTATATTTATGATGCTTTTCTATCATAGGCACATTGCCTTCCGAGCCCGGCCTTAAGCCACTCCATTGATTTTCAATATTGTAGTTTTTTAAAACTGGCATTAAAGACTCAGCTTTTTGTTGAAGAGAATGCCTAGCCTCTTCTGTAATACCTTTATCAAACCCAACATCCTCTTTTGTGCTCCCAGCAAGAATTAGACCGTCCTGTCTTTGTACTAAATAAAAATCATCTTTATAAATAATATATGGCAATTTTTCTTTGATGGAAGGATATTGAATAAGCTGCCCTCTGATAGGTTTAATTTTTGGCATATCAATTTCATTCAAAACATAAGAGCTCCATGCGCCTGAGGCTACAACATAATAATCTGCTTCTAAATTAAGGCCGCTTTCAGTTCGAAGACAATGGATAAAATCATTTGAATCTACAATAGGGCTAACTTTTTGATGCTCCATCATGACAATATTATTTTTTATTAAATATGTTTTTAATGCTTTGAGT is part of the Candidatus Methylopumilus rimovensis genome and encodes:
- a CDS encoding NAD(P)/FAD-dependent oxidoreductase; this encodes MTKKVAVIGGGIVGCITSFFLIEKGYEVTLLDQNAVGQEASWAGAGILSPLLPWNYQDTVNNLCFGSADFYHQLSEILKKDTGIDPEWIESGMLIYDVNDNDYAISWCQKNHIEIQQVQVDRTSCLFLPLVAQIRNPRLLKALKTYLIKNNIVMMEHQKVSPIVDSNDFIHCLRTESGLNLEADYYVVASGAWSSYVLNEIDMPKIKPIRGQLIQYPSIKEKLPYIIYKDDFYLVQRQDGLILAGSTKEDVGFDKGITEEARHSLQQKAESLMPVLKNYNIENQWSGLRPGSEGNVPMIEKHHKYNNVYLNVGHYRYGLTMAPKAARIICDLITLNG